CTTGTTGTTTATGGAAGGAATGGAAGATGAAGGACCCTCATCACAGGGTGAACCTCCACATATCGAAGGTGTGTAATTTGATACCAAACCTGCACGTGTTACACACGCTTGACCTTGCAAAGTGGTCCAAATGTTGTCTGATTGCAAGGCCTCGcaagttcccttttttttttttttttttttttttggggaattaAAGCTAGACTCGAGCTTGGACTTTGCATTTTCTACTTGTGAAGTAATTCTTCTCTTGGGTCGGATAtattaacaataacaataacaataacaatggGGTAAATGTTGCACTAGCAATTTAAATTTGTACATCTGCTGTGATCTTTCAGATGTGCAGCTGTCAGCAGAGGAGCTGATGTATGTGGAGAGCTCCGCCCCTCTAGAAAATATGTGCGAATACAAGGAAGCAGTGCACAAGCTGACAGAGGGCTTGCTTTCCCACTACTTGCCTGGCCTTCAGAACTCAAAACGTACTCTCCAAGAACTCACGTGAGTTGATCGATGAGCCCTGATCATCAACAACTTGCCGTTACGTGATGGAGTTGTATATTGTATAAATTTGTGTGGTATACTGCTGTGTTTCTCAAACCTTTTACATCAAATACCACTCACATGTATTTTCTCATGCTCTTTCAGACAAAATCAGCTCATATTGTTGGACACACTGGACCAAGAAGTCACCAAGTTCCGAGACTGCAACACCTTACTTGACCTGAATTCACTGGTATGAATTCACTTGCACCTATAATAGGTCAGGGGAACATGTTCCCTCACCCTGTTTATTGGCTTTACAGTTTACAGAGGCCAAGGTTTACCACAACAAACTGGTCAGTATCAGGAAAGAGATGATTTTAATCCATGAAAGGACAACAAAATTAAAGGTAAAGCATCGTCCGTGAATTTAGCTTTTTTGGCCATCCAAGACCTGCTTCTTGCGTTATTGCTTGTGTATGAGCATGTATAATGACATTTTAGACGTACTTATTCCACGTATCTGTTTTTTTAGTTGCCCTCTGGGCCTCATTTATGGTTTATCTTCTCCTTGTGACAATGACAAGCCCCCTGATTGGTTTCAGAAAAGAGCTTTAAAGCTGCAGCAGCACAAGCAGAAGGAGGCGCTGGAGAGGGAGCACCAGCGCGAGAAGGAGCTGGAGCGAGAGCGGCAGCTTATTGCCAAACCTGCTAAAAGAACATAAGCTCCTGTGGTATGGTGGTTTTGCATGTTTCAGCCCATTTTCTACCAAGAAACAATTTTGTATTGTACGATCAACAACATTTAAGGAAACGTAATAAGAGGCCAAAGTATGAGTGTCATACAGTGGTCATAAATTGACTGGTTGCTAGTCTGCAACCAGAAGAACACTTTAGAGGCCTGTCACCGTCGAGTGAGTGGATTTTTCATAAAATATTTCGCCCCAAAAACTGTTGCAGCATGAACACCTATTTGTGTACAAGAGTGAGCAATTCTTCAAGATGAGATAAGGTTATTGTCCTACTAAATTCAAAACAAAGAATTACATATTGTGTGTTTCGAGCTTTGCCCTCAGCAAGTTGATACAAAATGCCATAGATGGGCTATTGCATAGTGATTTAAAGGCAGATGGCACATCATATGTAGACAGACAGTACAACAATGCTCAGAGgc
This genomic window from Syngnathus scovelli strain Florida chromosome 4, RoL_Ssco_1.2, whole genome shotgun sequence contains:
- the bloc1s6 gene encoding biogenesis of lysosome-related organelles complex 1 subunit 6 — translated: MEGMEDEGPSSQGEPPHIEDVQLSAEELMYVESSAPLENMCEYKEAVHKLTEGLLSHYLPGLQNSKRTLQELTQNQLILLDTLDQEVTKFRDCNTLLDLNSLFTEAKVYHNKLVSIRKEMILIHERTTKLKKRALKLQQHKQKEALEREHQREKELERERQLIAKPAKRT